In one uncultured Methanoregula sp. genomic region, the following are encoded:
- a CDS encoding VIT and VWA domain-containing protein — protein sequence MIFNTRWFDNSRPDGIAVLEIHGRDPSCPGFVPLRRTSLTGSVSGPLADFTLTHTFRYSKEENPHVLEAVYRFPLPGDAAVTGIDVSFGDVTIHSVLKPRREAEADYRTAKAGKKAAVLVTRESPDVLTLRIAGILPDEDVMITTRYVQAGMPQKSGFSFRIPLTTAPRYVRGDERYSRHANGQPLAVLRDPGHRFSLSVSAGQAGLLESPTHTLARGPDGLFILAGIEVIPDRDCVLVWEPARHETRPACQVFSNGSEETHLLVLVSPPYESPVRYPREIIILVDHSGSMEGAKWEAADWAVEHFINGLTDQDVFNLCLFESSSYWFSRQPLPAREENKERAIRFLADKRSGGTELGVALEQALSQVRAAGLFSRNVIIITDGAVSDSARILRMADCESQRKDARRISLLCIDAAPNSNLVHQVAERGGGIAKFLSSSPQEEDITSALDEVLQLWDAPVVVGLTLAVNRDNLLVDRRKVKKAPDGKCHIDLGDLPSGRSTWVVVRAPPGPEPLHYELCGPGNSTFPVPVFACPAVSALFGARIVAELEYLVHADYPEKELLQQLAGLGYGPDRSGMSSPAAVYAENRMKDVRNTLQDLIIRESLRASVLSSETAFVAVRSEPGKPVEEEVIVPNALPDGWSESFVVTMPTGMKMSCRKSMAAGPGAAPVSGGGILEWIGGGGNAFIAQPDGTMKLEKRTVISGAGYDGTGNCRKPVPPSQAAITSFPVQQPAEYRLFAGTPVVMGDESVLFDSSRPCDAGKLPDSCVLKKLEIMVREQHLLRRTGIYLLLYVDDPVVPGIKIPLDDLLRHGGSRPLNIQRVRDELFRIVLVDPAGVLKKNSPVMEVIVR from the coding sequence ATGATCTTTAATACCCGCTGGTTTGATAATTCACGCCCGGACGGCATTGCCGTCCTTGAGATCCACGGCAGGGATCCGTCCTGCCCGGGTTTTGTCCCGCTCCGGAGAACTTCGCTTACCGGGTCTGTATCCGGGCCTCTTGCCGATTTTACGCTCACGCACACGTTTCGCTACTCTAAAGAGGAAAACCCCCATGTCCTGGAAGCAGTGTACCGTTTTCCCCTGCCGGGCGATGCGGCGGTAACAGGTATTGACGTGAGCTTTGGCGATGTCACCATCCATTCGGTGCTTAAACCCCGCAGGGAGGCTGAAGCGGATTACCGCACGGCAAAGGCCGGGAAGAAGGCGGCCGTACTCGTGACCCGGGAATCCCCGGATGTGCTGACTCTCCGTATTGCCGGTATCCTCCCGGACGAAGATGTGATGATCACAACCCGGTATGTGCAGGCCGGTATGCCGCAAAAGAGCGGGTTTTCGTTCAGGATCCCCCTCACCACGGCACCACGCTATGTCCGGGGCGATGAACGATATTCCCGGCATGCAAACGGGCAGCCGCTCGCAGTCCTCCGCGATCCCGGTCACCGGTTCAGCCTGTCGGTCTCGGCGGGTCAGGCCGGGCTGCTGGAGAGCCCGACCCACACTCTTGCCCGTGGGCCGGACGGGTTGTTCATCCTTGCCGGAATCGAAGTAATTCCCGATCGTGACTGCGTGCTTGTCTGGGAACCGGCACGGCACGAGACTCGTCCGGCCTGCCAGGTATTTTCCAATGGATCTGAAGAGACACACCTCCTTGTCCTGGTCTCTCCCCCGTATGAGAGCCCGGTCCGGTATCCCCGTGAGATTATCATCCTTGTCGATCACTCCGGATCCATGGAAGGGGCCAAGTGGGAGGCTGCCGACTGGGCTGTTGAACATTTCATTAACGGGCTGACCGACCAGGATGTGTTCAACCTCTGCCTCTTTGAATCATCCAGCTACTGGTTTTCCCGGCAACCCCTCCCTGCACGCGAGGAGAACAAAGAGAGAGCGATACGTTTTCTTGCGGACAAGCGGAGTGGGGGAACGGAACTTGGGGTTGCCCTGGAACAGGCACTCTCACAGGTCCGGGCTGCGGGTCTCTTCTCGCGGAACGTGATTATTATCACGGACGGGGCGGTAAGCGATTCTGCCCGGATTCTCCGCATGGCAGATTGTGAGTCGCAACGAAAGGATGCCCGGCGCATAAGCCTGCTCTGCATAGATGCAGCCCCGAACTCGAACCTGGTCCACCAGGTTGCCGAACGGGGCGGGGGGATTGCAAAATTTTTGTCATCCTCACCGCAGGAAGAAGATATCACATCCGCACTGGATGAGGTTCTCCAGCTATGGGATGCACCGGTTGTCGTAGGTCTCACGCTTGCCGTGAACCGGGATAATCTCCTCGTTGACCGGCGCAAAGTGAAAAAAGCCCCGGACGGGAAGTGCCATATCGATCTTGGTGACCTTCCGTCCGGGAGGAGCACCTGGGTTGTTGTGCGGGCCCCGCCCGGTCCTGAACCGCTGCACTATGAACTCTGCGGGCCCGGTAACAGCACGTTTCCTGTCCCGGTTTTTGCCTGCCCGGCAGTCAGTGCACTGTTCGGCGCCCGGATCGTTGCCGAACTGGAATACCTGGTGCATGCGGATTATCCCGAGAAAGAACTCCTGCAGCAGCTGGCCGGCCTCGGGTATGGGCCGGACCGTTCCGGTATGAGTTCCCCGGCAGCAGTGTATGCGGAGAACCGGATGAAGGATGTAAGAAATACCCTTCAGGATCTCATCATCCGCGAATCGCTCCGCGCATCGGTACTCTCGTCTGAAACCGCTTTTGTTGCTGTGCGATCCGAACCCGGTAAACCCGTGGAAGAAGAGGTCATCGTCCCGAATGCACTGCCTGACGGGTGGTCCGAATCCTTTGTTGTCACGATGCCGACCGGAATGAAAATGTCGTGCAGGAAAAGTATGGCTGCCGGTCCCGGCGCTGCTCCCGTGAGTGGTGGCGGTATTCTTGAATGGATTGGCGGGGGTGGCAACGCTTTCATCGCGCAGCCGGATGGCACCATGAAACTGGAAAAACGCACCGTTATTTCCGGTGCCGGGTATGACGGCACGGGAAACTGCCGGAAACCTGTCCCACCATCGCAGGCAGCCATCACATCATTTCCAGTACAACAACCCGCCGAGTACCGCCTCTTCGCCGGCACACCGGTTGTTATGGGAGACGAATCGGTCCTGTTCGATTCGTCCCGGCCATGCGATGCAGGGAAGCTGCCGGACTCATGCGTCTTAAAAAAGCTGGAGATCATGGTACGCGAACAGCACCTTCTTAGAAGAACCGGCATCTATCTGCTTCTCTATGTCGATGACCCTGTTGTCCCGGGAATAAAAATACCGCTCGACGATCTGCTCCGGCACGGGGGAAGCCGGCCGCTCAACATCCAGCGGGTACGGGATGAACTTTTCAGGATCGTGCTTGTTGACCCGGCGGGAGTACTGAAGAAGAACAGCCCGGTAATGGAGGTGATCGTGAGATGA